A section of the Humulus lupulus chromosome 2, drHumLupu1.1, whole genome shotgun sequence genome encodes:
- the LOC133813929 gene encoding alkane hydroxylase MAH1-like codes for MRHTNSETNNEEANLGMLTVYMEEKEKTYSDKFLRDVAFSFLAATRDTLTAGLCWFFWLVATHPEIEIEILEEMNEKLAGNLNCYKNEALSKLVYLQAAIYETFRLYPSVPFNHRTPTKADIFPSGHHVKPKQMLLISVYSTGRMEEVWGKDCLEFKPERWISEQGEFVYVPSHKFPAFHIGPRTCLGKDMALIQMKVMALTILKNYHFHAVEGHPVCPNLTITINMKSGLKMRISKRS; via the coding sequence ATGAGGCACACAAATAGTGAAACTAATAACGAAGAAGCGAATTTGGGAATGTTAACAGTTTATATGGAAGAAAAAGAGAAGACATATTCAGATAAGTTTCTCAGAGACGTGGCATTTAGCTTTTTGGCGGCGACAAGGGACACCTTGACCGCTGGACTGTGTTGGTTCTTTTGGCTTGTGGCGACTCACCCTGAAATTGAGATCGAAATTCTTGAAGAAATGAATGAGAAGTTGGCAGGTAATTTAAACTGTTACAAAAATGAGGCTTTGAGTAAGTTGGTGTATCTACAAGCAGCAATATATGAAACATTTCGACTCTATCCATCAGTGCCTTTCAACCATAGAACTCCAACTAAAGCAGACATTTTTCCAAGTGGTCACCATGTAAAGCCAAAGCAAATGCTGTTGATATCTGTTTACTCAACAGGGAGAATGGAAGAGGTTTGGGGAAAAGACTGTTTGGAGTTCAAGCCAGAGAGATGGATTTCAGAGCAAGGAGAGTTTGTTTATGTACCGTCTCACAAGTTTCCAGCCTTTCACATTGGACCAAGGACTTGTTTGGGTAAGGACATGGCTTTGATTCAGATGAAAGTCATGGCCCTCACTATTCTTAAAAATTACCATTTTCATGCTGTGGAAGGACATCCAGTATGTCCTAATTTAACCATCACCATTAACATGAAATCTGGACTCAAAATGAGGATTTCTAAAAGATCTTGA
- the LOC133817318 gene encoding integrin-linked protein kinase 1 produces MDANSQHQERPRFTLGKQSSMKPERVELAAELAEAEAAAIDQRVRLMYMANEGDIDGINELLDSGTDVNFKDIDGRTALHVAACQGRPDVVQVLLGRGAEVDPKDRWGSTPLADAVHYKNEDVIKLLEEHGAKPPMAHHMHVKNAREVPEYEIDPKELVLSQKIITKGTFRIASWRGIQVAVKTLEEEVLTDDNKVKAFRDELALLQKLRHPNVVQFLGAVTQSSPMMIVTEYLPKGDFCEYLGRKGALKPTVAVKFALDIARGMNYLHEHKPEAIIHRDLEPSNLLRDDSGHLKVADFGLSKLLKVANTIKEDKPLTCQNSSCRYVAPEVFKNEEYDTKVDVFSFALILQEMIEGCPPFSTKPEMDVPKAYAAHERPPFRAPPKHYAHGLKELIEQCWSEEPFHRPTFRQIINRLENIYDQFARNRGWKVRPFKCFQSLGSILKRNRTSPSSRSHSRSGPTR; encoded by the exons ATGGATGCTAATTCCCAACACCAGGAACGGCCGAGGTTCACTCTCGGCAAGCAGTCGTCTATGAAACCCGAAAGGGTGGAATTGGCGGCGGAGCTGGCTGAGGCTGAGGCCGCAGCCATCGACCAGAGAGTCAGGCTCATGTACATGGCTAATGAGGGCGACATAGATGGTATTAACGAGCTTCTTGACAGCGGCACTGATGTTAATTTCAAGGACATCGACGGTCGTACGGCTCTACATGTCGCTGCTTGCCAGGGCCGACCGGATGTGGTTCAGGTTTTGCTAGGGAGAGGCGCCGAGGTCGATCCTAAGGATCGTTGGGGCAGCACG CCTCTTGCAGATGCTGTGCATTACAAAAATGAAGACGTGATCAAACTTTTAGAGGAACATGGTGCAAAGCCTCCG ATGGCTCATCACATGCACGTTAAAAATGCACGCGAAGTCCCCGAGTATGAGATTGATCCCAAGGAGCTTGTTTTATCTCAGAAAATCATAACCAAG GGAACATTTCGCATAGCATCTTGGCGTGGAATTCAAGTTGCTGTCAAAACACTTGAGGAGGAAGTACTTACTGATGATAATAAAGT AAAGGCATTCAGGGATGAACTTGCTTTACTTCAAAAGTTGCGTCATCCAAATGTTGTTCAATTTTTGGGTGCTGTAACACAAAGCAGTCCAATGATGATTGTCACGGAATATCTACCGAAG GGAGATTTTTGTGAGTATCTAGGAAGAAAAGGTGCATTAAAGCCAACTGTAGCAGTGAAGTTTGCACTAGACATTGCAAG GGGAATGAATTATTTGCACGAACATAAACCTGAGGCAATTATTCATCGGGATCTTGAGCCTTC AAATTTATTGCGGGATGATTCTGGGCATCTAAAAGTTGCAGACTTCGGGTTGAGTAAGCTACTGAAAGTTGCAAATACAATTAAAGAAGACAAACCTTTGACTTGTCAAAATTCCTCTT GTCGATATGTCGCTCCTGAGGTTTTCAAAAATGAAGAATACGATACCAAAGTGGATGTTTTTTCATTTGCTTTGATATTGCAAGAG ATGATTGAAGGTTGTCCGCCATTTTCTACCAAGCCAGAAATGGATGTTCCAAAAGCATATGCTGCACATGAGCGCCCACCATTTAGGGCTCCACCAAAGCATTATGCTCATGGATTGAAAGA GTTAATTGAGCAATGTTGGAGCGAGGAACCATTCCACAGACCAACGTTCAGACAAATAATAAACAGATTGGAGAACATCTACGATCAATTTGCTCGGAACAGGGGGTGGAAG GTCAGGCCATTTAAATGCTTTCAGAGCTTGGGGTCTATTCTGAAAAGGAATCGTACAAGTCCAAGTAGTCGATCGCACTCTCGTTCTGGTCCTACCAGGTGA
- the LOC133817316 gene encoding ATP-dependent DNA helicase pfh1-like, translated as MLGTRLFAAAISVYRKFSTVSSGKITYGSPKKKKYKTSKKNYGRPKWTDQQEEIIDAVKGHQSVFITGSAGTGKTFLLKHIIKLLRKQYKPSQVFVTGPTGVAACAVRGQTLHSFAGIGGQTSDREAMLERVSSNKKARSRFRTAKALVIDEISMVSAQLFENLEFIARKIRGEDSSWGGIQVVASGDFFQLPPVKIKGYLNSSCDDDDKEFAFEADCWNSSFALQVELKKVYRQSDPQFIKFLQSIRKGEFGREESEYLNQLQSSTATDSSAVKIYPRNEDVKRVNEEKMKSLGNETFVFRAIDSGSGSGSNHCRGQLNWAAPCELALCLDARVMLTMNLSVWRKLVNGATGKIVGFSRIDGVDDDEHANDDEDEDEDVGTDPDTEDEDIATICPHGLLPIVKFNSGTTMVIKPATWSVKDGDDIVAERKQLPLTLAWALSIHKCQGMTLDCIETDLSKVFEYGMHYVVMSRVKGSDGLHITGLDPTRIKAHPKVVRFYEKLAGEKDEKPEEDSTCLVT; from the coding sequence ATGTTGGGTACGAGGCTGTTTGCGGCTGCGATTAGTGTGTACAGAAAATTCAGCACTGTAAGTAGTGGCAAAATCACATATGGGTCTCccaaaaagaaaaaatacaaaaCTAGTAAAAAGAATTATGGCAGACCCAAATGGACTGACCAACAAGAAGAGATTATAGATGCCGTTAAAGGGCATCAATCGGTGTTCATCACTGGCTCAGCTGGGACTGGAAAGACATTCTTGCTTAAGCATATTATTAAGCTTTTGAGAAAGCAGTATAAGCCATCACAGGTTTTTGTCACTGGCCCTACTGGTGTTGCTGCCTGTGCTGTTAGAGGACAGACCCTTCATTCTTTTGCAGGTATTGGGGGCCAAACGAGTGATAGAGAAGCTATGCTTGAGAGGGTCTCATCAAATAAAAAGGCTCGTTCAAGGTTTAGGACAGCTAAGGCATTGGTTATAGACGAGATTAGCATGGTTAGTGCACAACTGTTTGAGAATCTTGAATTCATTGCTCGAAAAATTCGTGGGGAGGATTCGAGTTGGGGAGGAATCCAGGTTGTAGCTAGTGGTGATTTCTTTCAGCTTCCACCAGTTAAAATCAAAGGGTATCTTAATAGTTCATGTGATGATGATGATAAAGAATTTGCTTTTGAAGCAGATTGCTGGAACTCAAGCTTTGCCTTACAAGTTGAACTTAAGAAGGTTTATAGGCAATCGGACCCTCAGTTCATCAAGTTCCTTCAGAGTATAAGGAAAGGTGAGTTTGGTCGAGAAGAGTCAGAGTACTTAAACCAGTTGCAATCTTCGACCGCGACGGATTCTTCAGCAGTGAAGATCTATCCGAGGAATGAAGATGTGAAGAGAGTGAATGAAGAGAAGATGAAAAGTTTGGGTAATGAAACTTTTGTTTTTAGAGCCATtgatagtggtagtggcagtggcagcaACCATTGCAGGGGACAACTTAATTGGGCAGCCCCTTGTGAGCTTGCTTTGTGTTTGGATGCCAGGGTAATGCTGACCATGAATTTAAGTGTTTGGCGTAAACTGGTGAATGGTGCCACTGGTAAGATTGTGGGATTTTCAAGGATTGATGGTGTGGATGATGATGAACATGCCAATGATGATGAGGATGAGGATGAAGATGTGGGTACTGACCCGGATACTGAGGATGAAGATATTGCTACAATATGTCCGCATGGGCTGCTACCGATAGTGAAGTTCAACTCAGGGACAACCATGGTGATTAAACCAGCAACATGGTCAGTTAAAGATGGAGATGATATTGTTGCAGAGAGAAAGCAGCTGCCCCTCACTTTGGCATGGGCTTTAAGCATTCACAAGTGCCAAGGGATGACTCTTGACTGCATTGAGACCGATTTGTCTAAAGTTTTTGAGTATGGAATGCATTATGTAGTCATGTCCCGTGTAAAAGGCTCGGACGGACTTCACATAACTGGTTTGGATCCCACCCGGATTAAGGCACATCCTAAGGTAGTGCGCTTCTATGAGAAGCTTGCTGGTGAAAAGGATGAGAAACCAGAGGAAGATAGCACATGCCTTGTCACATAA